One window of Mediterraneibacter butyricigenes genomic DNA carries:
- a CDS encoding glucose-6-phosphate isomerase: MVNWNNLDTLASFQTLTNVKEVDLKAAMTGESGADRVKRYSVPMAAGMAFNYAAKKVDDDVLEALAKLAEEAQLAEKYKELYNGAVINTGEKRLVLHQLTRGQLGEKVVADGVDKREFYVEQQKKFSEFAEKVHAGEIVNAAGEKFTTVVQIGIGGSDLGPRAMYLALENWAKKNDTLKMEAKFISNVDPDDAAAVLNSVDVAHSIFVLVSKSGTTLETLTNESFVKDALKNAGLDPAKHMIAVTSETSPLAKSADYLAAFFMDDYIGGRFSSTSAVGGAVLSLAFGPDVFAQFLEGAAEEDKLSMNENILENPEMLDALIGVYERNILGYQATAVLPYSQALSRFPAHLQQLDMESNGKSVNRFGEPVNYVTGPVIFGEPGTNGQHSFYQLLHQGTNIVPLQFVGFKNSQIGTDVVIEDSTSQQKLCANVAAQIVAFACGKEDENSNKNFEGGRPSSIIIGDQLDPKALGALLAHFENKIMFQGFLWNVNSFDQEGVQLGKVLAKRVLAHDTDGALKEYSDLLNI; encoded by the coding sequence ATGGTAAACTGGAACAATTTAGATACCCTTGCATCATTTCAGACTTTGACAAATGTAAAAGAAGTAGATCTGAAAGCTGCTATGACAGGTGAGAGCGGCGCAGATCGTGTGAAGAGATACAGTGTCCCGATGGCAGCAGGCATGGCGTTTAACTATGCAGCGAAAAAAGTGGACGATGACGTGCTGGAAGCTCTGGCAAAACTGGCAGAGGAAGCACAGTTGGCAGAGAAATATAAAGAGCTCTACAACGGAGCCGTGATTAATACCGGAGAGAAGAGACTGGTGCTCCATCAGTTGACCCGCGGACAGCTTGGAGAAAAAGTTGTGGCTGACGGTGTGGACAAGCGTGAATTCTATGTGGAACAGCAGAAGAAATTCTCTGAATTTGCGGAGAAGGTACATGCAGGCGAGATCGTCAATGCAGCCGGAGAAAAATTTACCACAGTGGTACAGATCGGTATCGGCGGAAGCGACCTTGGACCGCGCGCCATGTATCTTGCACTGGAGAACTGGGCAAAGAAGAATGATACCCTGAAAATGGAAGCAAAATTCATCAGTAACGTGGATCCGGACGATGCGGCAGCTGTTCTGAATTCCGTAGATGTTGCTCATTCGATCTTCGTTCTGGTGTCCAAATCCGGTACAACCTTAGAGACACTGACCAATGAATCTTTCGTAAAAGATGCGCTGAAAAATGCAGGACTGGATCCGGCAAAGCACATGATCGCAGTCACCAGTGAGACTTCTCCGCTGGCAAAGAGTGCAGATTATCTGGCAGCATTTTTCATGGATGACTATATCGGAGGACGTTTCTCTTCTACATCTGCAGTTGGAGGAGCCGTTCTGTCCCTGGCATTCGGACCGGACGTATTTGCACAGTTCCTGGAGGGCGCAGCAGAGGAAGACAAGCTGTCTATGAACGAAAATATTCTGGAAAATCCGGAGATGTTAGATGCGCTGATCGGGGTATACGAAAGAAATATCCTGGGATATCAGGCAACCGCCGTTCTTCCGTATTCTCAGGCACTGAGCCGTTTCCCGGCACATTTACAGCAGTTGGATATGGAATCCAACGGAAAATCCGTGAACCGTTTCGGTGAGCCGGTAAATTATGTGACCGGACCTGTAATTTTCGGAGAACCGGGAACCAACGGACAGCATTCCTTCTATCAGTTGCTGCATCAGGGAACGAATATCGTACCGCTTCAGTTCGTAGGATTTAAGAACAGCCAGATCGGTACCGATGTTGTGATCGAGGACAGTACCAGCCAGCAGAAACTCTGCGCAAACGTGGCTGCACAGATCGTAGCATTTGCCTGCGGAAAAGAAGATGAGAACAGCAACAAGAATTTCGAAGGTGGACGTCCGTCCAGCATCATCATCGGAGACCAGTTGGATCCGAAGGCTCTGGGAGCATTATTAGCTCACTTCGAGAACAAGATCATGTTCCAGGGATTCCTGTGGAATGTCAACAGTTTCGATCAGGAAGGCGTTCAACTTGGAAAAGTTCTGGCAAA